A single region of the Paraburkholderia megapolitana genome encodes:
- a CDS encoding pirin family protein, translated as MTTTRTIDRTFPAVRTTEGGGFIVHRPFPTRLLMDFDPFLLLDEMGPIDYAPGEAKGAPDHPHRGFETVTYALEGQFGHKDSAGHSGTLRAGDVQWMTAGAGVVHSEMPDPEFNRTGGRVHGVQLWVNLPREDKMIAPRYQEIPSAQIPVATSPDGLVRVKVIAGEALGVKAAIETRTPILYQHFTLQPGASIVHAVPHDYRVFAYALSGKGMYGEERHEIEARQMVVFNDDGDTVTFAAGVEPLEVLLLGGVPLKEPVVRYGPFVMNTEAEIRQAVLDYQAGRMGQITH; from the coding sequence ATGACCACGACCCGCACGATCGACCGTACGTTTCCAGCCGTTCGTACGACGGAAGGCGGCGGTTTTATCGTTCATCGCCCGTTCCCGACCCGTCTGCTGATGGATTTCGATCCGTTTCTGCTGCTCGATGAAATGGGCCCGATCGATTACGCGCCCGGCGAAGCGAAAGGCGCCCCGGATCACCCGCATCGCGGCTTCGAAACGGTGACCTACGCGCTCGAGGGCCAGTTCGGCCATAAAGACTCGGCGGGCCATTCCGGCACGCTGCGCGCCGGCGATGTGCAATGGATGACGGCAGGCGCAGGTGTCGTGCACAGCGAAATGCCCGATCCGGAATTCAATCGCACGGGCGGGCGCGTGCATGGCGTACAGCTGTGGGTCAACCTGCCGCGCGAGGACAAGATGATCGCTCCGCGTTATCAGGAAATTCCGTCCGCGCAGATTCCGGTCGCCACATCGCCGGACGGCTTGGTGCGCGTGAAGGTCATCGCGGGCGAAGCGCTCGGCGTCAAGGCCGCAATCGAAACGCGCACGCCGATCCTGTATCAGCACTTCACGTTGCAGCCGGGCGCGAGCATCGTGCACGCCGTGCCGCACGACTACCGGGTGTTTGCGTATGCGTTGTCCGGCAAGGGGATGTATGGCGAAGAGCGGCACGAGATCGAAGCGCGTCAGATGGTCGTGTTCAACGACGACGGCGACACCGTGACGTTTGCTGCCGGTGTTGAGCCGCTCGAGGTGTTGCTGCTCGGCGGGGTGCCGCTGAAAGAACCGGTCGTCCGTTACGGTCCGTTCGTGATGAATACCGAGGCGGAAATCCGTCAGGCAGTGCTTGATTATCAGGCTGGCCGGATGGGGCAGATTACGCATTGA
- a CDS encoding FTR1 family iron permease yields MGQVLFIVWRESVEALLVVGILYAWLKNGDAEARRGLPYLWAGVAVGILAAIALGAALVGFTEVLSGDTQDYFQTAMVLIACVLIVQMVLWMKQHGRTLKRDMEQSLQQSTRDANWWGVAVLVALAIAREGSETVIFLYGLGFGQSGHIASSQILAVLIGLGLAFLTFYLLQLGGKLFSWRHFFRVTEIMLLLLGAGLFQTGVDKLIDKELLPTIVDQVWNTSALLDDSSTFGSLVATLTGYRAHPALMNLIAYAVYWAVVYLLIRRASRTAGRAV; encoded by the coding sequence ATGGGTCAGGTGTTGTTCATCGTGTGGCGGGAAAGCGTCGAGGCGCTGCTCGTCGTCGGCATCCTGTATGCGTGGCTGAAAAACGGCGATGCCGAGGCGCGGCGTGGGTTGCCGTATCTGTGGGCCGGCGTCGCAGTGGGCATACTCGCGGCGATCGCATTGGGTGCGGCACTCGTCGGTTTCACCGAAGTGCTGTCCGGCGACACACAGGATTATTTCCAGACCGCGATGGTGCTGATCGCATGCGTGCTGATCGTGCAGATGGTGCTGTGGATGAAGCAGCACGGCCGCACGTTGAAGCGCGACATGGAGCAGTCGTTGCAGCAGAGTACCCGCGACGCGAACTGGTGGGGCGTGGCTGTACTGGTTGCGCTCGCCATCGCGCGCGAGGGCAGTGAAACGGTCATCTTTCTGTATGGCCTCGGGTTCGGGCAGTCGGGGCATATCGCCAGTAGCCAGATTCTTGCCGTATTGATCGGCCTTGGTCTTGCGTTTCTCACGTTCTATCTGTTGCAGCTCGGCGGCAAGCTGTTCTCGTGGCGGCACTTTTTCCGCGTGACCGAGATCATGCTGCTGTTGCTCGGCGCAGGGCTGTTCCAGACCGGCGTCGACAAGTTGATCGACAAGGAACTGCTGCCGACCATCGTCGATCAGGTATGGAACACGTCGGCGCTGCTCGACGACTCCAGCACATTCGGTTCGCTCGTTGCGACGCTGACCGGATATCGCGCGCATCCGGCGTTGATGAACCTGATCGCGTATGCGGTGTACTGGGCAGTCGTCTATCTGCTGATTCGTCGCGCGTCGCGAACCGCCGGGCGCGCGGTATGA
- a CDS encoding SRPBCC family protein, which produces MNFEHLIQINDPSNPYVDTMTRDELWEGLVLRAEQPQLFVLGLDSCTIVSRTDSTLDRELHYGQATVRDRVTLEHNQSVRYDILPTETYVGGSLTMTIEQPDDKQLFLRFEYKTTLPVSEDQDARQTEEIVKSAYRESDIDTVRLIRQYVQTRKNPDALH; this is translated from the coding sequence TTGAATTTCGAACACCTGATCCAGATCAACGACCCGTCGAATCCGTATGTCGACACGATGACCCGCGACGAACTCTGGGAGGGGCTCGTGCTGCGCGCCGAGCAGCCGCAGTTGTTCGTGCTGGGCCTCGATAGCTGCACGATCGTCTCGCGCACCGACAGCACGCTCGATCGCGAACTGCACTATGGCCAGGCCACGGTGCGCGACCGCGTGACGCTAGAGCATAACCAGAGCGTGCGCTACGACATCCTCCCGACGGAAACGTATGTCGGCGGCTCGCTGACCATGACGATCGAGCAGCCTGACGACAAGCAATTGTTCCTGCGCTTCGAATACAAGACGACGCTGCCCGTCTCCGAGGATCAGGATGCGCGGCAGACCGAGGAGATCGTCAAGTCGGCGTATCGCGAGTCCGATATCGATACGGTGCGGTTGATCCGCCAGTACGTACAGACGCGCAAGAACCCGGACGCGCTGCATTGA
- a CDS encoding 4Fe-4S binding protein, translated as MTSVSVRAGRLAGAGQWMQRHGSAIRGIQWVVVAVYAFLILVPAFTPRPDDSAHLWNNLTLAAQFVFWGIWWPFVLLSMVLLGRVWCGVLCPEGTLAEFASKYGRGLAIPRWMRWGGWPFVAFGLTTIYGQMVSVYQYPKAVLLVLGGSTLAAMIIGLLYGREKRVWCKYLCPVNGVFSLLARLAPFHYKVDEAAWRRSYKEGEHGHRVVPINCAPLVPLRNMKGAADCHMCGRCAGHRDAVALTWRTPSTEVVELGDKQASAWDTALIVYGLLGIAIGAFHWTASTWFVELKTLLATWLIDRDIMWPLDTNAPWFLFTHYPDQNDVFSWLDGTMVIGYILATAAVYGTALLALLAGATRMLGRFDALRLHHLAQGLIPLAGAGVFLGLSATTLSLLRAEHVPLWWATDLRIAILVVANLWSAWLAWLVTRRYSVRLWSRSLAMVWFMAALAVVDSAWWLMFWGWSR; from the coding sequence ATGACGAGCGTGTCCGTCCGTGCGGGCCGCCTTGCCGGAGCTGGCCAATGGATGCAGCGCCATGGTTCTGCTATCCGCGGTATCCAGTGGGTGGTGGTGGCGGTCTACGCGTTCCTGATCCTCGTGCCGGCCTTTACGCCGCGACCCGACGACAGCGCGCATCTGTGGAACAACCTCACGCTCGCGGCGCAATTCGTGTTCTGGGGCATCTGGTGGCCGTTCGTGCTGCTGTCGATGGTGCTGCTCGGGCGCGTCTGGTGCGGTGTGCTGTGTCCGGAAGGCACGCTCGCGGAGTTCGCGAGCAAGTACGGGCGCGGTCTCGCAATTCCACGCTGGATGCGCTGGGGCGGCTGGCCATTCGTCGCGTTCGGACTGACGACGATCTACGGCCAGATGGTCAGCGTCTATCAATATCCGAAAGCGGTGCTGCTGGTACTCGGCGGCTCGACGCTTGCGGCGATGATCATCGGTTTGCTGTATGGGCGCGAGAAGCGCGTCTGGTGCAAGTACCTGTGCCCCGTGAACGGCGTCTTTTCGCTTCTCGCGCGGCTCGCGCCGTTCCACTACAAGGTCGATGAAGCCGCATGGCGGCGCTCGTATAAGGAAGGCGAGCACGGACACCGCGTGGTGCCAATCAACTGCGCACCGCTCGTGCCGCTGCGTAACATGAAGGGCGCCGCTGATTGCCACATGTGCGGCCGCTGCGCCGGTCATCGCGACGCGGTGGCGCTGACGTGGCGCACGCCGTCGACAGAAGTCGTCGAACTCGGCGACAAACAGGCCAGCGCGTGGGACACCGCGTTGATCGTGTACGGGCTGCTTGGCATCGCAATCGGCGCGTTTCACTGGACTGCATCGACCTGGTTCGTCGAACTGAAAACCTTGCTCGCGACCTGGCTTATCGATCGCGACATCATGTGGCCGCTCGATACCAACGCGCCGTGGTTCCTGTTCACCCACTACCCGGATCAGAACGACGTCTTTTCGTGGCTCGACGGCACGATGGTGATCGGCTACATCCTCGCGACAGCGGCGGTCTACGGCACGGCGCTGCTCGCGTTGCTCGCCGGAGCGACGCGTATGCTCGGCCGCTTCGATGCGCTCAGATTGCATCATCTCGCGCAGGGGTTGATTCCGCTTGCTGGCGCCGGCGTGTTCCTCGGTTTGTCCGCGACGACGCTGTCGCTGCTGCGCGCGGAACATGTGCCGCTATGGTGGGCTACCGATCTGCGCATCGCCATTCTCGTCGTGGCGAATCTGTGGAGCGCATGGCTTGCGTGGCTCGTCACGCGTCGCTACAGCGTACGGCTATGGTCGCGTAGTCTGGCGATGGTGTGGTTCATGGCCGCGCTGGCGGTTGTCGATAGCGCGTGGTGGTTGATGTTCTGGGGCTGGTCGCGCTGA
- the hemP gene encoding hemin uptake protein HemP — MTDLTRSSTLSLRRPTAALTSRPKAAAPAVSTTASTASTAVRGSQPSDSTDRVVRSDTLLQGRSHISIMHNGETYQLRATRLGKLILTK, encoded by the coding sequence ATGACTGATCTGACGCGCTCCTCCACGCTTAGCCTGCGCCGACCGACCGCCGCGCTGACCAGCAGACCGAAGGCTGCAGCACCAGCGGTATCGACCACGGCAAGCACCGCGTCGACCGCCGTACGGGGCAGCCAACCGTCCGACTCGACCGATCGTGTAGTTCGCAGTGACACGCTGCTGCAAGGCCGCAGTCACATCAGCATCATGCATAACGGCGAGACCTACCAGTTGCGTGCCACGCGTCTGGGCAAGCTCATTTTGACGAAGTAA
- a CDS encoding OsmC family protein, which translates to MSGSTVTAHTGSANFQVVLDDGKHSWLADEPESVGGGDRGPSPVDLLLSSLGACTSITLKMYAQRKGWPLDNVHVTLSIETGDTGSTIDRKIVLEGDLSDEQRERLLQIANACPVHKILSRPIAIRTGLAVA; encoded by the coding sequence ATGTCAGGGTCCACCGTCACCGCACACACCGGGTCGGCAAATTTTCAGGTCGTCCTCGACGACGGCAAACATAGCTGGCTCGCCGACGAACCCGAATCGGTTGGCGGCGGTGATCGCGGTCCATCGCCGGTCGATTTGTTGCTGTCGAGTCTCGGTGCGTGTACGTCGATCACACTGAAGATGTACGCACAACGCAAAGGCTGGCCGCTCGACAACGTGCACGTGACGCTCTCGATCGAAACCGGTGACACAGGCTCGACAATCGATCGCAAGATCGTACTGGAAGGCGATCTGTCGGACGAACAGCGCGAACGGTTGCTGCAGATCGCCAACGCCTGCCCGGTCCACAAGATCCTGAGCCGTCCGATCGCGATCCGTACCGGCCTTGCCGTCGCGTGA
- the uvrB gene encoding excinuclease ABC subunit UvrB — translation MSDHHLSEADNALDESKFVTFEGSPFQLYQPYLPAGDQPTAIATLVEGIEDGLSYQTLLGVTGSGKTFTMANTIARLGRPAIVFAPNKTLAAQLYSEFREFFPRNAVEYFVSYYDYYQPEAYVPQRDLFIEKDSSINEHIEQMRLSATKSLMERRDVVIVATVSAIYGIGNPSEYHKMILTLRTGDRIGQRDIIARLIAMQYTRNEADFQRGAFRVRGDTIDIFPAEHAEMAVRLELFDDEIETLQLFDPLTGRVRQKIPRFTVYPSSHYVTPRDTVMRAVETIKTELRDRLEFFHRDNKLVEAQRLEQRTRFDLEMLQELGFCKGIENYSRHFSGAAPGEPPPTLVDYLPGDALMLLDESHVLIGQLNGMYNGDRARKENLVDYGFRLPSALDNRPLKFNEFERKMRQVVFVSATPADYEKKTSGQVAEQLVRPTGLVDPEIEVRPATSQVDDVLSEINERVKVGDRVLVTVLTKRMAEQLTEFLADHGVKVRYLHSDIDTVERVEIIRDLRLGTFDVLVGINLLREGLDIPEVSLVAILDADKEGFLRAERSLIQTIGRAARNINGKAILYGDKMTDSMRRAIDETERRRTKQIAFNVENGITPRGVVKRIKDIIDGVYNVDEARAELKEQQQRAKFEDMSEKQLAKELKRLEKQMMEHAKNLEFEKAAQARDQLALLRERVFGANVGDHLTGI, via the coding sequence ATGTCCGATCACCACCTGTCCGAAGCTGACAACGCCCTCGACGAGTCGAAATTCGTCACGTTCGAAGGCTCGCCGTTCCAGCTGTATCAACCGTATCTGCCCGCCGGCGATCAACCGACCGCGATCGCAACGTTGGTCGAAGGCATCGAGGATGGCCTGTCGTACCAGACGTTGCTCGGCGTGACGGGCTCGGGCAAAACCTTCACGATGGCCAATACGATCGCGCGGCTCGGCCGTCCGGCCATCGTTTTCGCGCCGAACAAGACGCTCGCCGCGCAGCTGTATTCGGAGTTTCGCGAGTTCTTTCCGCGCAACGCCGTCGAGTACTTCGTTTCGTACTACGACTACTACCAGCCGGAAGCGTACGTGCCGCAGCGCGACCTGTTCATCGAAAAGGATTCGTCGATCAACGAGCACATCGAACAGATGCGGCTGTCGGCGACGAAGAGCCTGATGGAGCGACGCGACGTCGTGATCGTGGCGACCGTGTCGGCGATCTACGGTATCGGCAATCCGTCCGAATACCACAAGATGATTCTGACGCTACGCACAGGCGACCGCATCGGTCAGCGCGACATCATCGCGCGGCTGATCGCCATGCAGTACACGCGCAATGAAGCCGACTTTCAGCGCGGTGCGTTTCGCGTACGCGGCGACACCATCGATATCTTTCCCGCCGAACACGCGGAAATGGCGGTGCGCCTCGAACTATTCGACGACGAAATCGAAACGCTGCAACTGTTCGATCCGCTGACGGGTCGCGTACGGCAGAAAATCCCGCGCTTCACGGTGTACCCATCGTCGCACTATGTGACGCCACGTGACACGGTGATGCGTGCCGTCGAAACGATCAAGACCGAACTGCGCGATCGGCTCGAGTTCTTTCATCGCGACAACAAGCTGGTGGAAGCGCAACGCCTCGAACAGCGCACGCGTTTCGATCTCGAGATGCTGCAGGAACTGGGCTTCTGCAAGGGCATCGAGAATTACTCGCGGCACTTTTCGGGCGCGGCGCCCGGCGAGCCGCCGCCTACGCTCGTCGATTACCTGCCGGGCGATGCCCTGATGCTGCTCGACGAATCGCACGTGCTGATCGGCCAGTTGAACGGCATGTACAACGGCGACCGCGCGCGCAAGGAAAACCTCGTCGATTATGGTTTCCGGCTCCCGTCCGCGCTCGACAACCGGCCGCTCAAGTTCAACGAGTTCGAGCGCAAGATGCGCCAGGTCGTGTTCGTCTCGGCGACGCCGGCGGACTATGAGAAGAAGACCTCGGGGCAGGTTGCCGAGCAACTGGTGCGCCCAACAGGTCTCGTCGATCCGGAGATCGAAGTGCGTCCAGCGACGAGCCAGGTCGACGATGTGCTCTCCGAAATCAACGAACGCGTGAAGGTCGGCGATCGCGTGCTGGTGACGGTGTTGACCAAGCGCATGGCCGAACAGCTGACCGAGTTCCTGGCGGATCACGGCGTCAAGGTGCGTTATCTGCATAGCGACATCGATACGGTGGAGCGGGTCGAGATCATTCGCGATCTGCGGCTCGGTACCTTCGATGTGCTGGTCGGGATCAACCTGTTGCGCGAAGGGCTCGATATTCCGGAAGTGTCGCTCGTTGCGATTCTGGATGCGGACAAGGAAGGTTTTCTGCGCGCCGAGCGTTCGCTGATCCAGACGATCGGCCGTGCCGCGCGCAACATCAACGGCAAGGCGATTCTGTACGGCGACAAGATGACCGATTCCATGCGCCGCGCGATCGACGAGACCGAACGCCGGCGCACGAAGCAGATCGCGTTCAACGTGGAAAACGGCATTACGCCGCGCGGGGTCGTGAAGCGGATCAAGGACATCATCGATGGCGTGTACAACGTCGATGAAGCGCGCGCCGAACTGAAGGAGCAACAACAGCGCGCGAAGTTCGAAGACATGTCCGAGAAGCAGCTCGCGAAGGAACTCAAGCGGCTCGAGAAGCAGATGATGGAGCACGCGAAGAATCTCGAATTCGAAAAAGCCGCCCAGGCACGCGACCAGCTCGCGCTGCTGCGTGAACGCGTATTTGGGGCAAACGTCGGCGACCATCTGACGGGTATCTAG
- a CDS encoding iron transporter yields MRFSSFLRGGVMAVAAAVAVSATAAEFPIGKQQIQGGMEIGAVYLQPITMEPEGMMRKASDSDVHLEADIHAVKNNPTGFAEGDWMPYLQVRYELSKGNWSQKGDLMAMVASDGPHYGDNVKLAGPGKYHLKLIVEPPMQMGHMAFGRHVDKETGVGPWFKPFTLEYDFAYAGIGKKGGY; encoded by the coding sequence ATGCGTTTTTCTTCGTTTTTGCGTGGCGGCGTCATGGCCGTCGCAGCAGCTGTTGCGGTCTCGGCTACCGCCGCCGAATTCCCGATCGGCAAACAGCAGATCCAGGGCGGCATGGAGATCGGTGCGGTCTATCTGCAGCCCATCACGATGGAGCCGGAAGGCATGATGCGCAAGGCGTCGGACTCCGACGTCCATCTCGAGGCCGACATTCACGCAGTGAAGAACAACCCGACCGGTTTCGCCGAAGGCGACTGGATGCCGTACCTGCAGGTTCGCTATGAACTGTCGAAGGGCAACTGGTCGCAAAAGGGCGATTTGATGGCGATGGTGGCGAGCGACGGCCCGCACTATGGCGACAACGTCAAGCTCGCTGGTCCCGGCAAGTATCACCTGAAGCTGATCGTCGAACCGCCGATGCAGATGGGCCACATGGCGTTCGGCCGTCACGTCGACAAGGAAACTGGCGTGGGTCCGTGGTTCAAGCCGTTCACGCTCGAGTATGACTTTGCGTATGCGGGCATCGGCAAAAAAGGCGGCTACTGA
- a CDS encoding cupredoxin domain-containing protein produces MRINRKIALFAMATSLAAGAAHAADLPTFKLEMNDGKLNPARIEVPAGQRIKIEVRNTGKGAAEFESVQLRKEKVLAPGAESFVVIAPLSPGEYKFFDDFHQQAQGVIVAK; encoded by the coding sequence ATGAGAATCAACCGAAAGATCGCGCTCTTCGCAATGGCGACATCGCTTGCAGCAGGCGCAGCGCATGCTGCCGACCTGCCCACGTTCAAGCTGGAAATGAACGACGGCAAGTTGAATCCGGCGCGTATCGAAGTGCCGGCCGGGCAGCGTATCAAGATCGAAGTGCGCAACACGGGCAAAGGCGCCGCCGAATTCGAAAGCGTGCAGTTGCGCAAGGAAAAGGTACTCGCGCCTGGTGCCGAGTCGTTTGTCGTGATCGCGCCGCTGTCGCCGGGAGAATACAAATTCTTCGACGACTTTCATCAGCAGGCGCAGGGCGTGATCGTCGCGAAGTAG